From the genome of Thermoanaerobacterium sp. PSU-2, one region includes:
- a CDS encoding sugar ABC transporter permease — translation MKTGTKIRDKLTPYAFLSPAILSMTVLSFLPIAYTIYIAFTNFSLNHFKQYQFVGFKNFIDIINGPLRTVFLPVLLWTVVFAAIATLANYVIGLFLAVLLNNKNMWETNIYRAILIIPWALPSTIAILAWQGLYNQDYGGINTLLSYLHISKIPWLTDPFWARVGIIIASAWMGYPFMMNASLGGLQAIPPELYEVADLDGATWFQKLRLITLPMLMSSALPLIISSFAFNFNNFGSVFLITGGGPPRTDTAFAGTTDLLVSAAYKMTMQFNRYDLASALSIIIFLIIGTLSYVNMRMTHAFEEVD, via the coding sequence ATGAAGACAGGAACAAAAATTCGGGACAAATTGACACCTTATGCGTTTTTGTCACCTGCAATATTATCAATGACGGTATTAAGTTTCTTACCTATTGCATATACTATATATATTGCGTTTACTAACTTCAGCTTAAATCATTTTAAACAATATCAGTTTGTAGGATTTAAAAACTTTATAGATATTATCAATGGACCGTTAAGAACGGTTTTTTTACCAGTGCTTTTATGGACGGTGGTTTTTGCAGCGATAGCAACATTGGCTAATTATGTCATAGGTTTATTTTTAGCGGTTTTACTCAACAACAAAAATATGTGGGAAACGAATATTTATAGAGCCATACTTATAATTCCCTGGGCATTGCCATCAACAATTGCAATATTAGCTTGGCAGGGCCTGTATAATCAAGATTATGGTGGAATAAATACTTTGTTAAGTTACTTGCATATTTCAAAAATTCCTTGGCTTACTGATCCGTTCTGGGCAAGAGTGGGAATAATAATTGCCAGTGCGTGGATGGGATATCCCTTTATGATGAATGCATCTTTGGGTGGATTACAAGCTATACCACCAGAATTATATGAAGTAGCAGATTTGGATGGTGCTACTTGGTTTCAAAAGTTAAGACTTATAACACTTCCTATGCTTATGTCATCGGCGCTGCCACTTATTATCTCATCATTTGCTTTTAATTTTAATAATTTCGGTTCTGTGTTTTTGATAACTGGTGGAGGTCCTCCAAGAACAGATACAGCTTTTGCTGGTACTACAGATTTACTTGTAAGTGCGGCTTATAAAATGACTATGCAATTTAATAGATACGATTTAGCATCAGCATTGTCAATAATTATATTTTTGATAATTGGGACATTAAGCTATGTAAATATGAGGATGACGCATGCATTTGAGGAGGTGGACTAG
- a CDS encoding acyl-CoA dehydratase activase-related protein gives MSKKVGIPKGLLYYNFYPMWKTFFEELGAEVVTSSDTCKKIIDDGIKTCVDETCLPVKTFMGHVIDLKEKGVDYIFVPRVISVERRRYLCSKFLGLPDLVRNLISDLPQIIDMKIDYYRGEEFMEREILRVGKLFVDGTSKIKDAYEKSLKRQRTFECIIREGFSNTEAIKIMEGKKLDANTKGDLKIALLAHSYDIMDDYLSMGLINRLKNMGAYVLTTNMIERDKIEKGASKLQKDLFWNYGRDILGAGKYFIESEDVDGVISVSAFGCGPDSITEDLLERDYKRDGKIPFMSITIDEHTGEAGLNTRLEAFIDLLRWRKGEIMA, from the coding sequence ATGAGTAAAAAAGTTGGTATTCCAAAAGGGCTTTTATACTACAACTTTTATCCTATGTGGAAAACATTTTTTGAAGAACTGGGTGCTGAAGTGGTTACTTCCAGTGATACATGTAAAAAAATAATTGATGATGGCATCAAGACTTGCGTGGATGAAACCTGCCTTCCTGTCAAGACATTTATGGGTCATGTGATTGATTTGAAGGAAAAGGGTGTTGATTATATATTTGTTCCAAGAGTCATAAGCGTAGAAAGGCGTAGATATCTCTGCTCAAAATTTTTAGGTTTGCCTGACTTAGTGAGAAATCTGATTTCTGATTTGCCACAAATAATAGATATGAAGATTGATTACTATCGTGGAGAAGAGTTTATGGAAAGAGAAATTTTGAGAGTTGGCAAACTGTTTGTTGATGGCACAAGTAAAATTAAAGATGCATACGAAAAATCTTTAAAAAGGCAAAGGACTTTTGAATGCATTATTAGAGAAGGATTTTCAAATACAGAAGCAATAAAAATTATGGAAGGGAAAAAATTAGACGCAAATACAAAAGGGGATTTAAAAATAGCCTTATTAGCTCATTCCTACGACATAATGGATGATTATTTATCTATGGGGTTGATAAATAGGCTTAAGAATATGGGAGCTTATGTGCTTACGACAAATATGATAGAAAGGGATAAAATTGAAAAGGGCGCCAGCAAACTTCAAAAAGATTTATTTTGGAATTATGGAAGGGATATTTTAGGTGCAGGTAAATATTTTATCGAGAGTGAAGACGTGGATGGTGTAATTTCTGTTTCAGCATTTGGATGTGGACCAGACTCTATTACTGAAGATCTTTTAGAAAGAGATTATAAAAGAGATGGCAAGATTCCATTTATGTCCATAACCATTGATGAACATACTGGTGAGGCAGGTTTAAATACTAGGTTAGAAGCATTTATTGATTTATTAAGATGGCGCAAAGGAGAGATTATGGCATGA
- a CDS encoding methyl-accepting chemotaxis protein, with protein sequence MNKKLLTPQTTRKQKPALIKPNLQKLVINNKSIFTKLMVFIALIIILPLTFTGYMSANKSTQILKARIDVSNKDTLGLINNYVNLFKNDVETQLTILSDNSQLLSYGKTDFTTDKQNLQDLFTNILNAKNSKISIIYFATPDKKMIQSPDLPLDSNYDPTAQKWYKDAIENPDSIIWTGPYSNNGTNSAVFTVSKAIKSSLTSAASDVIGVLAFDINLDSLSNMISSIAIGKTGNVYILSKDGIILASKDKNSLFTYITKRDYGKKMISLNDTTFQYTDNGIVKFATIKNLSNFGWKAVIDMNSSELNDSVSQIKYNIILFSLICLLIGLLIAYFFSKGITSNIKKIMQTMNEASEGNITQKINIKAKDEIGLLANGFNEMIDGIKNLIIEVFNAANNVNLYSEKLTSSSKKAELITNEVAIAMKEIAEGAQEQAKDAENSAALTDELSKHVDIAIKNSENINNETNNVIYATNQGIENIKDLSEKSKLTDLMQNKVKESTSYLKKKSIEIGNIVETITSIADQTNLLSLNAAIEAARAGESGKGFAVVADEVRKLASQSSKAANTIEQIIREIQTNIDTTYKIVEDTTSSIEEQNKALDKTIHTFYDIQSAVDCIVSELKRLNDSMERISQSKTNMITSIENIASVTEETAASTEEISSSAETQKEAIDEISKYARDLNAIANTLMAAVNKFKISK encoded by the coding sequence ATGAACAAAAAATTGTTAACACCTCAAACCACTCGTAAGCAAAAACCAGCTTTAATCAAACCAAATTTACAAAAACTTGTAATAAACAACAAAAGCATTTTTACTAAGTTAATGGTTTTTATTGCTTTAATTATAATTTTGCCACTTACATTTACAGGTTATATGTCTGCAAACAAATCTACTCAAATTCTAAAAGCTCGCATCGACGTTTCTAACAAGGATACTCTTGGGCTTATAAATAATTATGTAAATCTTTTTAAAAATGATGTAGAAACTCAGCTTACCATTCTATCTGATAACAGTCAATTATTAAGTTACGGCAAAACAGATTTTACAACAGATAAGCAAAATCTTCAAGACTTATTTACCAATATTTTAAATGCAAAAAACAGTAAAATATCAATAATCTATTTTGCAACACCTGACAAAAAAATGATTCAATCACCAGATTTACCTCTTGATTCAAATTATGACCCAACCGCACAAAAATGGTACAAAGATGCAATAGAAAATCCTGACTCAATAATATGGACAGGGCCCTACAGCAATAATGGTACAAACAGTGCAGTTTTTACTGTATCAAAAGCTATTAAAAGCTCATTAACATCTGCCGCCTCTGATGTAATAGGTGTTTTAGCCTTTGATATTAACCTTGATTCCCTTTCTAATATGATTTCATCAATTGCGATAGGTAAAACTGGAAATGTATATATTTTATCAAAAGACGGTATTATATTAGCAAGTAAAGATAAAAATAGCCTTTTCACATATATAACCAAAAGAGATTATGGCAAAAAGATGATTTCTTTAAATGATACCACTTTTCAATATACTGATAACGGAATAGTAAAATTTGCAACGATAAAAAATCTCAGCAACTTCGGTTGGAAAGCAGTTATTGATATGAATTCTTCAGAACTCAATGATAGTGTGTCACAAATAAAATACAATATAATTTTATTTAGCTTAATATGCCTCCTGATAGGGCTTCTAATAGCATATTTCTTCTCAAAAGGCATTACATCTAATATAAAGAAGATCATGCAAACCATGAATGAAGCTTCAGAAGGAAACATAACTCAAAAAATAAATATAAAAGCAAAAGATGAAATTGGATTACTTGCAAATGGTTTTAATGAAATGATTGATGGCATTAAAAATCTCATAATAGAAGTATTTAATGCCGCAAACAATGTTAATTTATATTCCGAAAAATTGACTTCTTCATCAAAAAAAGCAGAATTAATAACAAACGAAGTAGCTATTGCAATGAAAGAAATTGCAGAAGGAGCTCAAGAACAAGCTAAAGATGCTGAAAATAGTGCAGCACTTACAGATGAATTAAGTAAACATGTAGATATTGCAATTAAAAATTCAGAAAACATAAATAATGAAACAAACAATGTAATTTACGCTACTAATCAAGGAATCGAAAATATAAAAGATTTAAGTGAGAAATCTAAATTAACTGATTTAATGCAAAATAAAGTAAAAGAATCGACTTCATACTTAAAGAAAAAATCAATAGAAATTGGCAATATCGTAGAAACAATAACTTCAATTGCAGATCAAACTAATCTTCTATCACTAAATGCTGCTATAGAGGCAGCAAGAGCAGGTGAAAGCGGCAAAGGATTTGCTGTTGTTGCTGATGAAGTCAGAAAACTCGCAAGTCAGTCATCGAAAGCAGCTAATACTATAGAACAGATAATAAGAGAGATACAAACTAACATAGATACAACATATAAAATTGTTGAAGATACTACCTCATCAATAGAAGAACAAAATAAAGCATTGGACAAAACAATACATACTTTCTATGATATTCAGTCAGCTGTAGATTGTATTGTCAGTGAACTAAAAAGATTAAATGATTCGATGGAGAGGATATCGCAAAGTAAAACTAATATGATAACATCTATTGAAAATATAGCATCTGTAACTGAAGAAACGGCAGCATCTACTGAAGAAATCTCTTCATCTGCTGAAACTCAAAAAGAAGCGATAGATGAAATATCAAAATATGCAAGAGATTTAAATGCTATTGCTAACACATTAATGGCTGCTGTTAACAAATTTAAGATAAGTAAATAA
- a CDS encoding 2-hydroxyacyl-CoA dehydratase: MKITYPHMGSLNMILKTMFEGINVEVVEPPPVTNKTLSIGVKYSPEFVCLPYKINLGNFIEALENGADTIIMLGGIGPCRFGYYGQAQKETLIDLGYKFNMIILDPPHGRLVDFLKELSSYFPDVYWKDALKAFIFAVQKMIIADKFEKKLLILRAHENEIGITTKIFEDYMEKIKNAKNKKELDSIYKEGLEKLKQNATIKREIQLKVALVGEIYLMLEPFSNLDILRSLNELGIEVTKTDFLSDYLINSAFKLPQRMEFKKYAHGYLERDIGGHGLNTVANTVKYAEKNYDGIIQIFPFTCTPEIVAQGIIAKVSSDKNIPVMSLSYDEKTGEAGYQTRLEAFKDLLERRRLKNIKKY, encoded by the coding sequence ATGAAAATAACATATCCACATATGGGTTCGTTAAATATGATATTAAAGACGATGTTTGAAGGAATCAATGTAGAAGTTGTGGAGCCGCCACCTGTGACTAATAAAACCCTGTCAATTGGAGTAAAATATTCACCTGAGTTTGTCTGTCTTCCATATAAGATAAATCTGGGGAATTTTATAGAAGCACTTGAAAACGGTGCTGATACTATAATAATGTTGGGTGGCATAGGACCTTGCAGGTTTGGCTATTATGGGCAAGCACAAAAAGAAACATTGATAGATTTAGGGTATAAGTTTAACATGATAATATTAGATCCGCCTCATGGAAGGTTAGTTGATTTTTTAAAAGAACTTTCATCGTATTTTCCAGACGTATATTGGAAAGATGCTTTGAAGGCTTTTATTTTCGCTGTTCAAAAAATGATAATTGCTGATAAGTTTGAAAAAAAGCTTTTAATCTTAAGAGCACATGAGAATGAAATAGGAATTACGACTAAAATTTTTGAAGACTACATGGAAAAAATAAAAAATGCGAAAAACAAAAAAGAGCTAGATAGCATTTACAAAGAAGGCTTGGAAAAGTTGAAACAAAATGCAACCATAAAAAGGGAAATTCAGCTTAAAGTCGCTTTAGTAGGGGAAATATATCTTATGCTTGAACCTTTTTCTAATTTAGATATTTTAAGATCGTTGAATGAATTAGGCATAGAAGTTACTAAAACTGATTTTCTCTCTGATTATTTAATAAACAGTGCTTTTAAATTGCCTCAAAGAATGGAATTTAAAAAATATGCGCATGGGTATTTAGAAAGGGATATTGGTGGTCATGGTTTAAATACAGTTGCAAACACTGTAAAATATGCAGAAAAAAATTACGATGGAATAATACAGATTTTTCCTTTTACTTGTACGCCTGAAATTGTCGCACAGGGAATAATCGCCAAAGTAAGCAGTGATAAAAACATACCGGTTATGTCACTAAGCTACGATGAAAAAACCGGTGAAGCAGGGTATCAGACGAGATTAGAGGCATTTAAAGATTTATTGGAGAGACGGAGATTGAAAAATATAAAAAAATATTAA
- a CDS encoding sugar ABC transporter permease, translated as MDSANANMNKKKLKEDRKMRPNEKVTLWVSRVIIWIFIVIILFPVAWVVGASLGTGDAFFSGTIFPKQISFQNYIDLFQKTQLLTWIKNSMILCFGVAIIQSILTSTSSYAFSRMKFVGRKNGLMTLLILQMFPTFMSLPAIYGILAKLDLLDNLYVFVLVLAGGSAFNIWLLKGYIDGLPKELDEAALVDGASYWQIFIRIILPLTAPMLVVIFLFSFIGTYSEFILSSAVLKSPESYTVALGLQRFITNQFSAHWTLFAAASVIASLPLVIIFMALQRYLQQGLAAGAVKG; from the coding sequence ATGGATTCAGCTAATGCAAATATGAATAAAAAGAAATTAAAAGAAGATCGAAAAATGCGTCCAAATGAGAAAGTTACTTTGTGGGTTAGCAGAGTTATAATCTGGATTTTTATTGTAATAATTCTTTTCCCTGTAGCATGGGTTGTAGGTGCTTCGTTAGGGACAGGTGATGCTTTCTTCTCCGGTACGATTTTTCCAAAGCAAATAAGCTTTCAAAATTATATAGACTTGTTTCAGAAAACACAACTATTAACATGGATAAAAAACAGCATGATTTTGTGCTTTGGTGTGGCGATCATACAATCTATTTTAACATCTACTTCCTCATATGCATTTAGCAGAATGAAATTCGTTGGAAGAAAAAATGGATTAATGACCCTTTTGATTTTACAGATGTTTCCGACATTTATGTCTTTGCCAGCGATATATGGAATTTTGGCAAAATTAGATTTGCTCGATAATTTATATGTATTTGTTTTGGTGCTTGCAGGTGGTAGTGCTTTTAATATATGGCTTCTAAAGGGGTATATAGATGGATTGCCAAAAGAACTTGATGAAGCGGCACTGGTTGATGGTGCATCATATTGGCAAATATTTATTAGGATAATATTGCCACTTACTGCACCTATGCTTGTTGTAATATTTTTGTTTAGCTTTATAGGGACATATAGCGAATTTATATTATCGAGTGCTGTACTGAAATCACCTGAGAGTTATACTGTAGCACTTGGACTGCAAAGATTTATTACAAATCAATTTTCAGCCCATTGGACATTATTTGCGGCAGCGTCTGTTATAGCATCATTGCCTCTTGTAATCATATTTATGGCGTTGCAGAGGTATTTGCAGCAGGGACTTGCAGCTGGTGCTGTAAAAGGATAA
- a CDS encoding maltose ABC transporter substrate-binding protein, which produces MKKYTKIFAILTAMVLLLSVVLTGCGSSKTNESKSSDNSSNNTAQTQQKKEPVELTIWSHLTDPEIAKVQEIANKWAQETGNKVKVLADQSDFQAFSTAAQSGKGPDIMFGLPHDNLGTFQKAGLLAEVPDGVINKSDYVPMSIDAVSYDGKMYAIPLSMETYGLFYNTSKVQTPPATLDDLIKLGQQVGFQYDINNFYYSFAFMAAYGGYVFKNNGGALDPNDIGLNNDGAKKGLSLIRDFVKTYKFMTADIKGDIAKGNFQNGKIGLYISGPWDVDGFKKANVPFKVAPLPTVDGKPMPSFAGVQAAFVSANSKHQQEAWDLLKYLAQNTALPLFETGNRIPVLNSVLNNDEVKNNDILNAFAEQAKNAIPMPNIPAMTAVWTPAGNALQLVTSGKATPDKAADDMVNQIKQGIATQQ; this is translated from the coding sequence ATGAAAAAGTACACAAAAATTTTTGCAATACTTACTGCCATGGTATTGCTATTATCAGTTGTTTTAACCGGCTGTGGTAGCAGCAAGACAAATGAATCAAAGTCTTCAGATAATAGTTCTAATAACACTGCTCAAACGCAGCAAAAAAAGGAGCCAGTTGAATTAACAATATGGTCACATTTGACAGATCCTGAAATAGCTAAGGTACAAGAAATCGCTAACAAATGGGCTCAAGAGACAGGCAATAAAGTAAAAGTATTGGCTGATCAGAGTGATTTCCAGGCATTTTCTACGGCAGCTCAGAGCGGTAAAGGGCCAGATATTATGTTTGGATTGCCCCATGATAATCTTGGAACATTCCAAAAGGCTGGACTTTTAGCGGAAGTACCTGACGGAGTCATTAATAAATCTGATTATGTCCCGATGAGCATAGATGCAGTTTCATATGATGGAAAAATGTACGCAATACCATTATCAATGGAGACATACGGACTTTTCTACAATACAAGCAAAGTTCAAACTCCTCCAGCTACACTTGACGACTTGATTAAGCTTGGACAGCAAGTTGGATTCCAGTATGATATAAATAATTTCTACTACAGCTTTGCATTTATGGCTGCTTATGGTGGTTATGTATTTAAAAATAATGGAGGAGCTCTCGATCCAAATGATATAGGGTTGAATAATGATGGTGCGAAAAAAGGTTTGTCTTTGATAAGGGATTTTGTAAAAACTTATAAGTTTATGACTGCCGATATTAAAGGCGATATAGCTAAAGGCAATTTCCAAAACGGAAAGATAGGACTTTATATAAGTGGTCCATGGGATGTTGATGGGTTTAAGAAAGCAAATGTTCCTTTTAAAGTAGCTCCATTGCCGACAGTCGATGGAAAGCCGATGCCTTCATTTGCTGGTGTACAGGCAGCTTTTGTAAGCGCTAATTCTAAACATCAACAAGAAGCGTGGGATTTATTAAAATATCTTGCTCAAAACACAGCATTGCCTCTTTTTGAAACAGGTAATAGAATCCCAGTTCTCAATTCTGTGTTAAACAATGATGAGGTTAAAAACAATGATATTTTAAATGCATTTGCTGAACAAGCTAAGAATGCTATTCCTATGCCAAACATTCCTGCTATGACAGCAGTTTGGACACCGGCTGGTAATGCACTGCAGCTTGTAACATCAGGTAAGGCTACTCCTGATAAGGCCGCAGATGATATGGTCAATCAGATAAAGCAGGGTATTGCTACTCAGCAATAA
- a CDS encoding alpha-amylase family glycosyl hydrolase codes for MKKTFKLILVLMLSLTLVFGLTAPIQAASDTAVSNVVNYSTDVIYQIVTDRFVDGNTSNNPTGDLYDPTHTSLKKYFGGDWQGIINKINDGYLTGMGVTAIWISQPVENIYAVLPDSTFGGSTSYHGYWARDFKKTNPYFGSFTDFQNLINTAHAHNIKVIIDFAPNHTSPASETDPTYAENGKLYDNGTLLGGYTNDTNGYFHHYGGTDFSSYEDGIYRNLFDLADLNQQNSTIDSYLKSAIKVWLDMGIDGIRLDAVKHMPFGWQKNFMDSILSYRPVFTFGEWFLGTNEVDANNTYFANESGMSLLDFRFSQKVRQVFRDNTDTMYGLDSMIQSTASDYNFINDMVTFIDNHDMDRFYNGGSTRPVEQALAFTLTSRGVPAIYYGTEQYMTGNGDPYNRAMMTSFNTSTTAYNVIKKLAPLRKSNPAIAYGTTQQRWINNDVYIYERKFGNNVALVAINRNLSTSYNITGLYTALPAGTYTDVLGGLLNGNSISVASDGSVTPFTLGAGEVAVWQYVSSSNSPLIGHVGPTMTKAGQTITIDGRGFGTTAGQILFGSTAGTIVSWNDTEVKVKIPSVTPGKYNVSLKTSSGTTSNTYNNINILTGNQVCVRFVVNNASTVYGENVYLTGNVAELGNWDTSKAIGPMFNQVVYQYPTWYYDVSVPAGTTIQFKFIKKNGNTITWEGGSNHTYTVPSSGTGTVIVNWQQ; via the coding sequence CGACAGATGTAATTTATCAGATTGTTACTGATAGATTTGTTGATGGAAATACCAGTAATAATCCAACTGGTGACTTGTATGATCCAACACATACAAGTTTAAAAAAGTACTTTGGCGGAGACTGGCAGGGTATTATCAACAAGATAAATGATGGATATCTAACAGGCATGGGTGTAACAGCAATTTGGATATCTCAACCTGTAGAAAATATTTATGCAGTCTTACCTGATTCAACTTTTGGTGGGAGTACATCGTACCATGGCTATTGGGCTCGTGATTTTAAGAAAACAAATCCATACTTTGGAAGCTTTACTGATTTTCAAAATTTGATCAATACAGCTCATGCCCATAACATAAAAGTAATTATTGATTTTGCACCAAATCATACTTCACCTGCATCTGAAACAGATCCTACTTATGCTGAAAATGGAAAGCTATACGACAATGGAACATTGCTTGGTGGGTATACAAACGATACAAACGGATATTTTCATCATTATGGAGGAACAGATTTTTCATCTTATGAAGATGGTATTTATCGCAACTTATTTGATTTAGCAGATTTAAATCAACAGAATAGTACAATCGATTCATACTTAAAATCAGCAATTAAGGTGTGGCTTGATATGGGAATAGACGGTATACGTTTAGATGCTGTAAAACATATGCCATTTGGATGGCAGAAAAATTTTATGGATAGCATATTGAGCTATAGGCCTGTATTTACATTTGGAGAGTGGTTTCTTGGAACGAATGAAGTTGATGCGAATAACACATACTTTGCAAATGAAAGCGGTATGAGTCTTTTGGACTTTAGGTTTTCTCAAAAAGTGAGGCAGGTATTTAGGGATAATACAGATACTATGTATGGACTTGATTCGATGATTCAATCAACTGCATCTGATTATAATTTTATAAATGATATGGTTACTTTTATTGATAATCATGATATGGATAGATTCTATAATGGCGGTTCTACTCGTCCAGTTGAACAAGCATTAGCATTTACATTGACCTCACGAGGAGTACCTGCTATATATTATGGAACAGAACAGTACATGACAGGCAACGGAGACCCTTATAATAGAGCTATGATGACGTCATTTAATACGTCAACTACAGCATATAATGTAATTAAAAAACTTGCTCCTTTGCGTAAATCCAATCCTGCAATTGCTTATGGTACTACTCAGCAACGTTGGATAAACAATGATGTTTATATATACGAAAGAAAATTTGGAAATAATGTTGCCCTTGTTGCTATAAATAGAAACCTCTCAACAAGTTATAATATAACAGGGTTGTATACAGCGCTTCCTGCTGGTACTTATACGGATGTTCTTGGCGGACTTTTGAATGGTAATAGTATTTCTGTCGCAAGTGATGGCTCTGTAACACCATTTACACTTGGTGCCGGTGAAGTTGCAGTATGGCAGTATGTAAGTTCAAGTAATTCTCCGTTGATAGGACATGTTGGACCAACAATGACAAAAGCAGGACAAACTATAACAATAGATGGAAGGGGATTTGGTACGACAGCCGGACAAATTTTGTTTGGTTCAACGGCTGGTACTATTGTCTCTTGGAATGATACAGAGGTAAAAGTAAAAATTCCTTCGGTGACACCTGGTAAATATAATGTATCATTAAAAACTTCAAGTGGTACTACAAGCAATACTTATAATAATATTAACATTCTTACGGGTAATCAGGTATGTGTTAGATTTGTTGTAAATAATGCAAGTACAGTGTATGGAGAGAATGTTTATCTTACTGGTAATGTGGCTGAGCTGGGAAACTGGGATACGTCAAAAGCAATCGGACCAATGTTTAATCAGGTAGTATATCAGTATCCTACATGGTATTATGACGTAAGTGTTCCAGCGGGCACAACAATACAATTTAAGTTTATAAAGAAAAATGGCAATACGATAACATGGGAAGGTGGTAGTAACCATACTTATACAGTTCCATCATCTGGTACAGGCACTGTAATTGTAAATTGGCAACAGTAG